Proteins from one Halovivax limisalsi genomic window:
- the pth2 gene encoding peptidyl-tRNA hydrolase Pth2 has translation MKQAIVARTDVGMGTGKLAAQVAHASLSAYEKADERDRRAWKTGGQKKIVLKGSGERELHELASIADREGLANAIIRDAGHTQLEPGTVTALAVGPGPEDAVDRVTGDLSLF, from the coding sequence ATGAAGCAGGCCATCGTCGCCCGGACCGACGTCGGGATGGGGACCGGAAAGCTCGCCGCGCAGGTCGCCCACGCCTCCCTCTCGGCCTACGAGAAAGCGGACGAACGGGATCGGCGCGCCTGGAAGACCGGCGGCCAGAAGAAGATCGTGCTCAAGGGCTCCGGCGAGCGGGAACTGCACGAACTCGCGTCGATCGCGGACCGAGAGGGTCTGGCGAACGCCATCATCCGGGACGCCGGCCACACGCAACTGGAACCCGGGACAGTCACCGCACTCGCGGTCGGTCCAGGGCCCGAGGACGCCGTCGACCGAGTGACGGGCGACCTCTCGCTGTTCTGA
- a CDS encoding KEOPS complex subunit Pcc1 yields the protein MTTAAHATTLSFSYPSTRRATRVATSVRPEIGDIDDDRSRTRLERHGDTVEIRIEASDLTALRAALNTWLTLVDVAERAIEGGQSDAERAS from the coding sequence GTGACGACCGCCGCCCACGCGACGACGCTTTCGTTTTCCTACCCCTCGACGCGACGAGCGACTCGCGTCGCGACGAGCGTCCGTCCGGAGATCGGCGATATCGACGACGACCGGTCCCGGACGCGGCTCGAGCGTCACGGCGATACGGTCGAGATTCGGATCGAGGCGAGCGACCTGACGGCATTGCGGGCGGCGCTCAACACCTGGTTGACCCTCGTCGACGTCGCCGAGCGGGCGATCGAGGGCGGGCAGTCAGACGCCGAACGTGCGTCGTGA
- a CDS encoding thiamine-phosphate synthase family protein, translated as MRFIEEIVVEEFLPTVRSLLAAELRDRGLTQREVATLLGISQSAVSKYAHGDVRINETVAADDRVAEVIADLADGLADDELTPVQALVELEVLIRELEGGSDLLARMHEEAEPELANYPSFRVHDPENELRTSERVRSSLRRGLHLLENASGFAGLIPAVGSNLVACTPDASGIDDVAGVPGRIVDVKGQATIPADPEFGVSEHVASILLAARANGSDARAAANVRYDDAIQDALADAGHELAEFDESGDMEKNAGRAVAANPDATVLYQTGGEGIEPITYVLGPDPETVADSLRTLASSVHGP; from the coding sequence ATGAGGTTTATCGAGGAGATCGTCGTCGAGGAGTTCCTCCCGACGGTCCGGTCGCTGCTCGCCGCCGAGTTGCGCGATCGCGGACTCACGCAGCGGGAGGTCGCGACGCTGCTCGGCATCAGCCAGAGCGCCGTCTCGAAGTACGCCCACGGCGACGTGCGGATCAACGAGACGGTCGCCGCGGACGACCGCGTCGCGGAGGTGATCGCCGACCTCGCCGACGGGCTCGCCGACGACGAGCTCACGCCCGTGCAGGCGCTCGTCGAACTCGAGGTGCTCATCCGCGAACTCGAAGGGGGAAGCGACCTCCTCGCGCGGATGCACGAGGAGGCCGAACCGGAGCTGGCGAACTACCCGTCCTTCCGGGTGCACGATCCGGAGAACGAACTCAGGACGAGCGAACGCGTCCGATCGTCGCTTCGCCGGGGCCTCCACCTCCTCGAGAACGCGAGCGGGTTCGCCGGACTGATACCGGCTGTCGGATCGAATCTCGTGGCGTGTACGCCCGACGCGTCCGGGATCGACGACGTGGCGGGCGTGCCCGGTCGCATCGTCGACGTCAAGGGCCAGGCGACGATCCCGGCGGACCCGGAGTTCGGCGTCTCCGAACACGTCGCCTCCATCCTGCTGGCCGCCCGCGCGAACGGCAGCGACGCGCGAGCGGCGGCCAACGTCCGATACGACGACGCGATCCAGGACGCGCTCGCGGACGCGGGCCACGAACTCGCCGAGTTCGACGAGAGCGGCGACATGGAGAAAAACGCGGGTCGGGCCGTCGCGGCGAACCCAGACGCCACCGTGCTCTATCAGACCGGCGGCGAGGGAATCGAGCCCATCACGTACGTACTCGGCCCAGATCCCGAAACGGTCGCCGACTCGCTTCGCACGCTGGCGTCGTCAGTTCACGGCCCCTGA
- a CDS encoding DUF3194 domain-containing protein translates to MPPEESDPARQSSPADGNDETEWPDDETVVETASDAAEGLVFDRYKQSEVRDLDVTVTFEGGRLEVDVYLHAPESTVDPERVADDAALAAQTAVDELFEDRS, encoded by the coding sequence ATGCCACCCGAGGAGTCCGACCCGGCGCGGCAGTCGTCGCCGGCCGACGGCAATGACGAGACCGAGTGGCCGGACGACGAGACCGTGGTCGAAACGGCCTCGGACGCGGCCGAGGGACTCGTGTTCGACCGATACAAACAGTCTGAGGTTCGCGACCTCGACGTGACTGTCACGTTCGAGGGCGGTCGACTCGAGGTCGACGTCTACCTCCACGCACCCGAGTCGACGGTCGATCCCGAACGGGTCGCCGACGACGCCGCGCTCGCGGCGCAGACTGCGGTCGACGAACTCTTCGAGGACCGATCGTAG
- the dcd gene encoding dCTP deaminase: MILSDADILDRLESGDLVVEPLDDPELQIQPASVDLRLGNEFLEFSRTNIPCIHPSAEGEVDDYLTETVVEPDEDFILHPGDFVLGTTHERVEIPPDLIAHVEGRSSLGRLAVVVHATAGLCDPGYRGQITLELSNLGTAPVALTPGMRVSQLTFTELTSPAERPYGAARGSKYQDQSGPQASRIGGDHEFGGDQRPTE; the protein is encoded by the coding sequence ATGATCCTCTCGGACGCGGACATCCTCGATCGCCTCGAATCGGGCGATCTCGTCGTCGAACCGCTCGACGATCCGGAGTTGCAGATCCAGCCCGCGAGCGTCGACCTCCGGCTGGGAAACGAATTCCTCGAGTTCAGCCGGACGAACATCCCCTGTATTCACCCGAGCGCCGAAGGCGAGGTCGACGACTACCTCACCGAGACGGTCGTCGAACCGGACGAGGACTTCATCCTCCACCCCGGCGATTTCGTCCTCGGGACGACCCACGAGCGCGTGGAGATCCCGCCGGACCTGATCGCTCACGTCGAGGGGCGATCCTCGCTCGGCCGGCTCGCCGTGGTGGTCCACGCCACCGCCGGGCTGTGCGATCCCGGGTACCGCGGCCAGATAACCCTCGAACTCTCGAATCTCGGGACGGCACCGGTCGCCCTGACGCCGGGGATGCGGGTCTCGCAGCTGACGTTCACCGAACTCACGTCGCCGGCCGAGCGCCCCTACGGCGCGGCCCGCGGCTCGAAGTACCAGGACCAGTCCGGCCCGCAGGCGTCGCGGATCGGCGGCGATCACGAGTTCGGCGGCGATCAGCGCCCCACCGAATGA
- a CDS encoding alpha/beta hydrolase, which produces MPSQSSGSGRAGDDPHAGTDVERAGPSLSDASAAVILVHGRGARATGMLGLADEIGRDDVAYLAPQAHRGTWYPQSFMAPIEANQPHLGSALSKLDAQLETVTDAGVPLERTILAGFSQGACLASEFAARNARRYGGLVALSGGLIGPEGTDFSYDGSMDGTPVFLGCGDQDPHIPVERVVETADAFDSLDASVEKRIYEGMSHGIIEDEMDFVRDLVGSVASDD; this is translated from the coding sequence ATGCCCAGTCAGTCGAGCGGTTCCGGTCGAGCTGGTGACGATCCACACGCCGGGACCGACGTCGAGCGAGCGGGACCGTCGCTATCGGACGCGTCCGCGGCCGTGATCCTCGTTCACGGTCGCGGCGCGCGTGCGACCGGAATGCTCGGACTCGCCGACGAGATCGGGCGCGACGACGTCGCCTACCTCGCGCCCCAGGCCCATCGCGGCACCTGGTACCCCCAGTCGTTCATGGCGCCGATCGAGGCGAACCAACCCCACCTCGGCTCGGCGCTGTCGAAACTCGACGCCCAGCTCGAGACCGTCACGGACGCTGGCGTTCCGCTCGAGCGGACGATCCTCGCGGGCTTCTCGCAGGGTGCGTGTCTCGCCAGCGAGTTCGCCGCCCGGAACGCGAGACGGTACGGTGGGCTCGTCGCCCTGAGCGGCGGATTGATCGGCCCCGAGGGAACCGACTTTTCGTACGACGGATCGATGGACGGGACGCCGGTGTTTCTGGGCTGTGGGGATCAGGACCCGCACATCCCCGTCGAACGCGTCGTGGAGACCGCCGACGCCTTCGATTCGCTCGACGCCTCGGTCGAGAAACGGATCTACGAGGGGATGAGCCACGGGATCATCGAGGACGAGATGGACTTCGTCCGCGACCTCGTCGGGTCCGTCGCGAGCGACGACTAA
- a CDS encoding class I SAM-dependent methyltransferase, producing the protein MDHPSSTDRPDGATPARSFYDRWARLYDVISRSTPGIGGVRERVADACRLEAGETVVELGCGTGANLPYLQSAVGERGTVVGIDVARGVLDRAERVVGQRETVHLVRGDATRPPVPDGSVDAVVATFVVGMLSDPAAAVDRWCDLVRPGGRVVLANAASSERWYAPAVNPFFDAIVRLSTPPTAQLRYETDQRARLDRRVRQAHDRLRSNASATVRADSHFGVVRLTGGVID; encoded by the coding sequence ATGGACCATCCCTCGTCCACCGACCGGCCCGACGGCGCGACCCCAGCCCGGTCCTTCTACGACCGGTGGGCCCGTCTCTACGACGTCATTTCCAGATCCACGCCGGGCATCGGCGGCGTGCGCGAACGCGTCGCGGACGCGTGTCGACTCGAGGCGGGCGAGACGGTGGTCGAACTCGGTTGCGGGACGGGTGCGAACCTCCCCTACTTGCAGTCGGCTGTCGGTGAACGCGGGACGGTCGTCGGAATCGACGTCGCGCGCGGCGTGCTCGATCGGGCGGAGCGAGTCGTCGGACAACGGGAGACCGTCCACCTGGTCCGCGGCGACGCGACGCGGCCCCCGGTTCCCGACGGGTCGGTCGACGCCGTCGTCGCGACGTTCGTCGTCGGAATGCTCTCGGACCCGGCAGCGGCCGTCGATCGGTGGTGCGACCTCGTTCGACCGGGCGGGCGGGTCGTCCTCGCGAACGCCGCGTCGTCGGAGCGGTGGTACGCACCCGCGGTGAATCCATTCTTCGACGCGATCGTTCGTCTGTCGACGCCGCCGACCGCGCAGCTTCGGTACGAAACTGACCAGCGCGCGCGACTCGATCGGCGCGTTCGACAGGCCCACGACCGTCTCCGATCGAACGCGAGCGCGACCGTCCGGGCGGACTCGCACTTCGGCGTCGTTCGCCTCACCGGCGGCGTGATCGACTGA
- a CDS encoding DUF2103 domain-containing protein — protein sequence MECRHCASPLEKPGDYCLVCRTRNADTVVLDAARDRATITMLAEADRAGETTVTTTPESEGDRAVVELRNFAGRVADEIRRKRPTEIYATGERPVIRAVRSKLRYPFYRVDDPDPVAYVRDRRGEDALDVVETPPAEKIGGSHSTLIGGRSGVRAIQTVAEHPHVKKVIPGPIDAGGTGSQSGLRAKVARSGDGGNLRLLLRDGSSVQENRVVTTAWDRDTGERVREALNEALVDADMREA from the coding sequence ATGGAGTGTCGGCACTGTGCCTCGCCGCTCGAGAAACCCGGCGACTACTGCCTGGTCTGTCGAACGCGCAACGCCGACACCGTCGTCCTCGACGCGGCCCGAGATCGAGCGACGATCACGATGCTCGCCGAGGCGGATCGAGCGGGGGAGACGACCGTGACGACCACCCCCGAATCCGAGGGCGATCGCGCCGTCGTCGAACTCCGGAACTTCGCGGGCCGCGTCGCCGACGAGATCCGGCGCAAGCGTCCCACCGAAATATACGCCACGGGCGAGCGGCCGGTGATCCGAGCGGTGCGATCGAAGCTACGCTACCCGTTCTACCGTGTCGACGACCCGGATCCGGTCGCCTACGTTCGCGACCGACGCGGCGAGGACGCCCTCGACGTGGTTGAGACGCCGCCCGCGGAGAAGATCGGCGGCAGTCACTCGACGCTCATCGGCGGTCGGTCGGGCGTGCGCGCGATCCAGACGGTCGCGGAACATCCCCACGTCAAGAAGGTGATCCCCGGGCCGATCGACGCCGGCGGCACCGGCTCCCAGTCCGGCCTCCGGGCGAAGGTCGCCAGGTCCGGTGACGGCGGAAACCTCCGACTGCTCCTGCGAGACGGGTCGAGCGTCCAGGAGAACCGCGTGGTGACGACGGCCTGGGACAGAGACACCGGCGAGCGGGTTCGCGAGGCCCTGAACGAGGCGCTCGTCGACGCCGACATGCGGGAGGCCTGA
- a CDS encoding 50S ribosomal protein L37ae codes for MAEQTRGTIGSAGRFGARYGRVARRRVSEIESDMEHATVDGDDVTRVGTGIWKNEETGDTFTGGAYRPTTPAGKTVTRSIRAALSEDADDE; via the coding sequence ATGGCCGAGCAAACGAGGGGAACGATCGGCAGCGCCGGACGCTTCGGCGCCCGGTACGGCCGGGTCGCCCGCCGACGCGTCTCGGAGATCGAGTCGGATATGGAACACGCCACCGTCGACGGCGACGACGTCACCCGCGTCGGCACCGGCATCTGGAAGAACGAGGAAACGGGCGATACGTTCACCGGCGGGGCCTACCGTCCGACGACGCCCGCCGGCAAGACGGTCACGCGCTCTATCCGCGCAGCACTCTCCGAAGACGCGGACGACGAGTAA
- the truD gene encoding tRNA pseudouridine(13) synthase TruD codes for MRPAHPTERTVGVDYYVSDADGTGGRLRERDEHFRVRERESFSAEPLDADPSAYPHVVVRATLSGWDTNDFAARLSDALGISRERVSWAGTKDKRAVTTQLFTVRDVDPSDIPSLSAADVELVGRAGRAIQFGDLLGNEFEIVVSEPNSPESARTVRDELAAFGGLGNSATDRRSADARDSAGGDDSGAGDDPTTIGVPNVFGQQRFGSYRPITHEVGLAIVGRDWEGAVMTYLGDPHESEPAETREARKFVAETRDWQGALDRFPGHLRYERSLLHALAESGGPADESTYRDALDRFPSNLRRLFVHAAQSYAFNRILSERLAAGLPFDRPVEGDVACFADRDGPDDLAVPDTDRQQRVSGRRVESIARHCERGRAFVTAPLVGTETELGEGEPGAIERSVLDDLGLSPGDFDLPGAYHSSGTRRAILVRTELSLDHDPLTLSFSLPSGSYATVVLREFLKTDPVDLG; via the coding sequence ATGCGCCCCGCCCACCCGACCGAGCGGACCGTCGGCGTCGACTACTACGTCAGCGACGCCGACGGGACCGGCGGCCGACTCCGCGAACGGGACGAACACTTCCGCGTTCGCGAGCGCGAATCGTTCTCGGCGGAGCCCCTCGACGCCGACCCCTCGGCCTACCCGCACGTCGTCGTCCGCGCCACCCTGTCCGGCTGGGATACGAACGACTTCGCGGCCCGCCTCTCCGACGCGCTCGGCATCAGCCGCGAACGCGTCTCCTGGGCCGGGACGAAGGACAAACGGGCCGTGACGACCCAGCTCTTCACCGTCCGGGACGTCGATCCGTCCGATATCCCGTCGCTCTCCGCCGCCGACGTCGAGCTGGTCGGGCGGGCTGGCCGCGCGATCCAGTTCGGCGACCTGCTCGGCAACGAGTTCGAAATCGTCGTCTCCGAGCCGAACTCGCCGGAATCCGCTCGGACGGTCCGGGACGAACTCGCGGCGTTCGGCGGTCTCGGGAATTCCGCAACCGATCGCCGATCGGCCGACGCGAGGGATTCTGCCGGGGGTGACGATTCCGGCGCCGGTGACGATCCGACCACGATCGGCGTCCCCAACGTCTTCGGCCAGCAGCGATTCGGCAGCTACCGCCCGATCACCCACGAGGTCGGACTCGCGATCGTCGGGCGAGACTGGGAGGGAGCGGTGATGACGTATCTGGGTGACCCGCACGAGTCCGAGCCCGCGGAGACGCGCGAGGCCAGAAAGTTCGTCGCGGAGACGCGCGACTGGCAGGGCGCGCTCGATCGATTTCCCGGGCACCTCCGGTACGAACGCTCGCTGTTGCACGCGCTTGCGGAATCGGGCGGTCCCGCGGACGAATCGACGTACCGGGACGCCCTCGATCGGTTCCCCTCGAACCTCAGGCGGCTGTTCGTCCACGCGGCCCAGTCGTACGCGTTCAACCGGATTCTGAGCGAGCGCCTGGCCGCCGGACTGCCGTTCGATCGCCCCGTCGAGGGCGACGTGGCGTGTTTCGCCGACCGCGACGGGCCGGACGACCTCGCCGTACCGGACACCGATCGACAACAGCGCGTCTCCGGGCGACGCGTCGAGTCGATCGCGCGCCACTGCGAGCGCGGTCGGGCGTTCGTCACGGCCCCGCTCGTCGGCACCGAAACGGAACTCGGCGAGGGAGAACCCGGAGCGATCGAGCGGTCGGTCCTCGACGACCTGGGCCTGTCTCCGGGTGACTTCGACCTGCCTGGAGCGTATCACTCGAGCGGGACGCGACGGGCGATCCTCGTCCGAACGGAGCTTTCGCTCGATCACGACCCGCTCACCCTCTCGTTCTCGCTGCCGAGCGGCTCGTACGCGACCGTCGTCCTGCGCGAGTTCCTGAAGACCGATCCCGTCGACCTCGGCTAG
- a CDS encoding DNA-directed RNA polymerase subunit P: protein MAYKCSRCKRDVTLDEYGGVRCPYCGHRVLLKERSRDVKEVDVE from the coding sequence ATGGCATACAAGTGCTCTCGCTGCAAGCGCGACGTCACGCTCGACGAGTACGGCGGCGTCCGCTGCCCGTACTGCGGCCACCGCGTGCTGCTGAAAGAGCGCAGCCGCGACGTCAAGGAAGTCGACGTCGAGTGA
- the pan1 gene encoding proteasome-activating nucleotidase Pan1, whose product MTDTVDDVELPYEDETSQQEKIRALEERLEVVESQNEEMRDKLLDANAENNKYQQKLERLSHENKKLKQSPLFVATVQEISDDGVIIKQHGNNQEALTEVTEEMREDLTPDDRVAVNNSLSIVKSLSSETDVRARVMEVTESPDVGYEDIGGLEDQLQEVRETVEMPLDRPEMFDDVGIDPPSGVLLYGPPGTGKTMLAKAVANKTDATFIKMAGSELVHKFIGEGAKLVRDLFDVAREHEPAVLFIDEIDAIAAKRTESKTSGDAEVQRTMMQLLSEMDGFEERGDIRIIAATNRFDMLDRAILRPGRFDRLIEVPKPDEAGRELIFEIHTRDMNVADDVDFEALARETDDASGADVKAICTEAGMFAIRDDRTEITTEDFYDAWEKVSAESDEAGDVSKTFA is encoded by the coding sequence ATGACCGATACCGTGGACGACGTTGAGCTTCCCTACGAGGACGAAACGTCCCAGCAGGAGAAAATACGGGCGCTGGAAGAGCGTCTCGAGGTCGTCGAGTCCCAGAACGAGGAGATGCGGGATAAATTACTCGACGCCAACGCCGAGAACAACAAGTACCAGCAGAAGCTCGAACGGCTCTCGCACGAGAACAAGAAACTCAAGCAGTCCCCGCTGTTCGTCGCCACCGTCCAGGAGATCTCGGACGACGGCGTCATCATCAAACAGCACGGAAACAACCAGGAAGCGCTCACCGAAGTGACCGAGGAGATGCGCGAGGACCTGACGCCCGACGACCGCGTCGCGGTCAACAACTCGCTGTCGATCGTCAAGTCGCTCTCCAGCGAGACCGACGTCCGCGCTCGCGTGATGGAGGTCACCGAGAGCCCCGACGTCGGCTACGAGGACATCGGCGGACTCGAAGACCAGCTCCAGGAGGTTCGCGAGACCGTGGAGATGCCCCTCGATCGGCCGGAGATGTTCGACGACGTGGGGATCGACCCGCCATCGGGCGTCCTGCTGTACGGCCCGCCCGGGACCGGCAAGACGATGCTCGCGAAGGCCGTCGCGAACAAGACCGACGCCACCTTCATCAAGATGGCCGGCTCCGAACTCGTCCACAAGTTCATCGGCGAGGGCGCGAAGCTCGTTCGCGACCTCTTCGACGTCGCCCGCGAGCACGAACCGGCCGTCCTCTTCATCGACGAGATCGACGCCATCGCCGCGAAACGCACCGAGTCCAAGACCTCCGGCGACGCCGAGGTCCAGCGGACGATGATGCAACTACTCTCGGAGATGGACGGCTTCGAGGAGCGCGGCGATATCCGCATCATCGCCGCGACCAACCGCTTCGACATGCTCGACCGCGCAATACTGCGCCCCGGCCGATTCGACCGCCTCATCGAGGTGCCAAAGCCCGACGAAGCGGGTCGCGAGCTCATCTTCGAGATCCACACGCGCGACATGAACGTCGCCGACGATGTCGACTTCGAGGCGCTCGCGCGCGAGACCGACGACGCCTCCGGCGCCGACGTGAAGGCGATCTGCACCGAGGCGGGCATGTTCGCGATCCGCGACGACCGCACCGAGATCACAACCGAGGACTTCTACGACGCCTGGGAGAAGGTCAGCGCCGAATCCGACGAAGCGGGCGACGTCTCGAAGACGTTCGCCTGA
- a CDS encoding MarR family transcriptional regulator → MSASEAIQGDTDPGGSWDDVRDLPPSAKLVAKVLEYNDTLSQQQLAEETLLPARTVRYAISRLDDADVIESRFSFTDARKRVYRLDIDS, encoded by the coding sequence ATGAGCGCTTCAGAGGCAATTCAGGGCGACACCGATCCCGGCGGAAGCTGGGACGACGTTCGCGACCTGCCGCCGAGTGCGAAACTGGTGGCGAAGGTCCTCGAGTACAACGACACGCTGTCACAGCAACAACTGGCGGAGGAGACGCTGCTGCCCGCCCGGACGGTCCGCTACGCGATCAGCCGACTCGACGACGCCGACGTGATCGAATCGCGCTTCTCGTTCACCGACGCCCGCAAACGCGTCTACCGTCTCGATATCGACTCCTAA
- a CDS encoding prefoldin subunit beta, with protein MQGNLPPEAQEKIEELQGLQETAQTVAVQKQEAESGLQQAEMALDELDEVDDDTTMYRQIGDLFVETEYDEAAEDLEEKVSNLEVRLETLEKQEERVQQQFESLQDELEGMLGGGAMGGPAGPGGPGAGGA; from the coding sequence ATGCAGGGTAATTTGCCACCAGAGGCCCAGGAGAAAATCGAGGAGCTGCAGGGACTGCAGGAGACGGCCCAGACCGTCGCCGTCCAGAAGCAGGAGGCCGAATCCGGCCTGCAGCAGGCCGAGATGGCCCTCGACGAACTCGACGAGGTCGACGACGATACGACGATGTACCGCCAGATCGGCGACCTCTTCGTCGAAACTGAGTACGACGAAGCCGCCGAGGACCTCGAAGAGAAGGTCTCGAACCTCGAGGTCCGACTCGAAACCCTCGAAAAGCAGGAGGAACGCGTCCAGCAGCAGTTCGAGTCCCTCCAGGACGAACTCGAAGGGATGCTCGGTGGCGGCGCGATGGGCGGTCCGGCCGGCCCCGGCGGCCCCGGTGCGGGCGGCGCGTAA
- a CDS encoding GMP synthase subunit A, whose translation MTKIVVVDNHGQFTHLERRALRDLGIETDLVDNDTPPSAVDADGVVLSGGPDMNDIGESPAYLEADVPVLGICLGMQLMAEHLPGGAVGSGDYGGYADVTVDVLDETDPLIGSLAPETRVWASHADEVTTVPDGFERTATSDVCGVEAMSDTDRNLYGVQWHPEVAHTEAGDVVFENFRDVCEST comes from the coding sequence ATGACGAAGATCGTGGTCGTCGACAACCACGGCCAGTTCACTCACCTCGAGCGGCGGGCGCTTCGAGACCTCGGCATCGAGACGGACCTCGTCGACAACGATACCCCGCCGTCCGCGGTCGACGCCGACGGCGTCGTGCTCTCGGGCGGTCCGGACATGAACGATATCGGCGAGAGCCCGGCCTACCTCGAGGCGGACGTGCCCGTCCTCGGGATCTGTCTCGGCATGCAGCTCATGGCCGAACACCTGCCGGGCGGCGCCGTGGGAAGCGGCGACTACGGCGGCTACGCCGACGTGACGGTCGACGTGCTCGACGAGACGGACCCGCTGATCGGCTCGCTCGCCCCGGAAACCCGCGTCTGGGCGAGTCACGCGGACGAGGTGACGACCGTCCCGGACGGATTCGAACGCACCGCGACGAGCGACGTCTGCGGCGTCGAGGCGATGAGCGACACCGACCGGAATCTGTACGGCGTCCAGTGGCACCCCGAAGTGGCCCACACCGAGGCCGGCGACGTCGTCTTCGAGAACTTCCGGGACGTCTGCGAGTCGACCTGA